DNA from Musa acuminata AAA Group cultivar baxijiao chromosome BXJ1-5, Cavendish_Baxijiao_AAA, whole genome shotgun sequence:
aaatatttaaactattataaatgaataaattcattatcatgaattattaatctTAATGAACGGTTACAATCTTAATGCTATGTGAAGACGTCCATCGATTCCTTTCCCATGTAAGTAGGACTATCCCATTGCGATCATCGAGTCGAATCGCAATCCGCGGTTGCAGCCCATGCGTGATGGACTTGGAAACCTTGGAACTCGGAGCAGGAATCAGTCCGTGGAAGACGAGAGTGGAGTCGGAGAAAGCGACACGGGAATGGACTCTAATTCGGTTCTTCAGCTCTgtaatcctcgttgattcctcacATGGCTGAAAACATAATGTCAAAGAAAAGACGAAGGCCGGAGATAGACATGAATTAGTCCCCATGGAGTGTATGAACTCTTCACGTAGACATATATGTTCGCAGCAGACGTCGGCATCCTCgcccccgtctctctctctctctctctctctctcatttgacGAGGAAAGAATCTCTCTGTCTCTTCCTCCTCTACGGCGGCGCATCTTTCATTGGTTGTGTGTTCATTGGAAGTATGAGTGAGAATCGCCGAGAAACAAACGACAAATATCAGATTCAAAAGAGCATCATTGCGGATAGATAGATGAATCGTGGTTAGTCGAATTTGGATGCAAAGCATTGTCCCTCAGATATATGTGTATCCAACCCGTTTGAGTTGGATTGGTAATACACAGATTTCAGCTTTGAATTCACGTTGGCAAAGCAAGGAATTGATATGCTACGCATTGGTCATTCTCACGTCAAGAACTCATGCCGAATATGTGCATTCGCCGTTACATCCCTCTCTTACCTTATAACAACACTACGAATTGAACGCCTACAACTTTAGACAACTGTCAGTAGTAGGAAGGTAAGAAGGGATTGCAGTATCGCCAGGTTCGGCTCCCTCCACATGCTATAAAAGGCTGAAcagggtgcatcgtcctctcaccACCTGGAAACCTTAATCCCTGTGCAGCTCACCTTCGCCATGGATGACCTCCGACAGTGGCCTGAGCCGGTCGTCCCCGTCCAGTCCTTGTCGGACGGCGGCCTGACCTCTATCCCCGAGAAGTACGTGAAACCGCCATCCGATCGGCCCTCTCTCGAGGCCACTCTTGACCGGGGGCTCACCATGCCGGTCGTCGATCTGCGTGGCATCTACGACGGGTCGGTGGATAGCCGAGCCGCCATGGTGGCGATCTGGGACGCATGCAAGGAGTGGGGCTTCTTCCAGGTGATCAACCACGGCGTTAGGCCGGATCTGGTGGAAGAGATGAAGGGGGTGTGGAGGGAGTTCTTCCGCCGTCCCTTGGATGAGAAGCAGAGGTATGCCAACTCCCCGGCGACCTACGAGGGGTACGGCAGCCGCGTCGGCGTCGAGAAGGGCGCTGTTTTAGATTGGGGAGATTACTATTTCCTTCATCTCCTTCCCCTGTCCATCAAGAGCCATGACCGACACTGGCCGGCTCGTCCGAGCACCCTGAGGTGTGTAGCTACCACCGCATTAGCTTGAGATTTAGTTTCTTGTCTGATGATTGCGTGGGAGCAGGAAGGTCACCGAGGAGTACGGCGGCGAGGTGTTCAAGCTTTGCGGGGTGCTGCTGAGGGTGCTGTCGATGGGCTTAGGTTTGGACGAGGAGTACCTCCGGAGGGCGTTCGGCGGCGACGGCACCGCCTCATGCGTGAGAGTGAACCTATATCCCAAATGCCCGCAGCCGGAGCTCACCCTCGGCCTCTCCCCGCACTCCGATCCCGGAGGCCTGACGGTGCTCCTCGCCGACGACCACGTCGAGGGGCTCCAAGTTCGCAAGGACGGCGCGTGGCTCACCGTCCGGCCTGTCCCCGGCGCCTTCATCGTCAACGTCGCCGACCAGATCGAGGTCATCTGCTTCCAATCCCCCACTACGATTTGCATGCATGACGTACGTGAGCACGAAGCAAGAAAGCACGAAAACTTTGGGCACGAAAGTTGGAACTGATAGCTCCGATGCTTCATTGGTTCCTTCGAAATGTGGCCGACACACTGTTTGCAATACTCAACGAAGTTGACTTGCATCAACTCCTCTCTTTCCTAACATTACACCATACTTGAATCATATCATACATCCCCCTCGCCATGTCATCTGAAGACGATGATCGACTTCAGTCATACTCCAGGATTTGAGATCATCGTGTTCGTTTTGCTCAACAGGTGATAAGCAATGGGATCTACAAGAGTGTGGACCATCGGGTGATAGCTAACTCAAAAGACGAGCGACTCTCCATTGCTTTCTTCTACAATCCGGAGGGAGATGTGGCCATCGGACCTGCGCCAGAGCTTCTCACGCCGCAGCTGCCTCCACTGTATCCATGCATCACCTTCAACGAGCACAGGATGTATGTGAGGAAGAGAGGCCCGAGTGGCAAATCCCAAATGAAGTCCCTCAAGCTTTACTGATGTGAAGATATCGTAATAATGTTATCGAATATTAAGTTACATTCGATTTTAATAGGGTTTGAATTTGAGTATATTGAGAGATAAGTCAAATAAAATTTGCAGAAAGTTGACTCCATGAATTGTAGTTTTAAGGACGGCTGTTTCTTGGATTGGCAGCGTTATACCTACAAATTAAGATGACGATAGCAAAGTACATGATCCACTATTATTGTGCTTGATTTCTATTGTTGTGTCAGTTCTCATGAACGTAGCTAACGCAACACATCTCAGCAGCAAAATAGCAGAATCTACCACAAGAAGGCTGGTCAACATTTGATGAACTGTGACTGACCTGATTCATTGTTTATGCAATTGATACATCAGGCAGTGTAGCTtgaaacaatatgaatggatcAGGTAAAACATCAACAAATAAGTTTCAGGGCTTCTGTAACAAAAACAAATCATACATCTGCCTGCTCCAATTGGCCTCCAAAGTGAGAGTGCTTCCTAGAGTTTTGTATCACATGCAGCAGGGCCTCAATTTTCCAGATAGATTCATGAAATAGCTGTTATTACTCCAGAGCAGAATGTTTACAGCCAACCATCAAGTATGTTCCATTTGAACATTCTTTGTTGCATAAATTAATCTCCTGCTGCGTTACAATTACAAATTAGTTAGGACTTCATTTACAACAAAAATATCACATGCAGGCCTTTTAATAACATACAAAAACTGAACCACAGTCCTGTGAAAGTTCGATTCCCAATCTTTTACAGGTGgaagatgtatatatatgtatatatgtatgtatatgtatgtatgtatgtatatatatatatatgtatgtatgtatatatatatatatgtatgtatgtatatatatatatatatgtatgtatgtatatatatatatatgtatgtatgtatatatatatatgtatgtatgtatatatatatatatgtatgtatatatatatatatgtatgtatgtatatatatatatatatatatatatatatatatatatatatatattatgtatcatcatcatcatcatcatcagttaTGTTCCTTAATAGATAGAGGTACGTTCTCCATGAGACATATaaatgagagaaaaaaagttcATCCATTGCTCTGTACACTGGAAGACCTTCAAGGAAATGTTTTTACCATTCTTGTGAAGATCATGGTTCAGCACTCTCAGGCGTTGTTACCCTTCGTTGTGATAGTATCAGCATTTTGGCAATCAAATGGCTACACATCCAGCAGCATGAAAACCTTCTTATGGTTGTCTTGACCAACTGCCGGTCAGATGTACTAGGGTCAGTGGCACCTCGCAA
Protein-coding regions in this window:
- the LOC135673352 gene encoding jasmonate-induced oxygenase 2-like, translating into MDDLRQWPEPVVPVQSLSDGGLTSIPEKYVKPPSDRPSLEATLDRGLTMPVVDLRGIYDGSVDSRAAMVAIWDACKEWGFFQVINHGVRPDLVEEMKGVWREFFRRPLDEKQRYANSPATYEGYGSRVGVEKGAVLDWGDYYFLHLLPLSIKSHDRHWPARPSTLRKVTEEYGGEVFKLCGVLLRVLSMGLGLDEEYLRRAFGGDGTASCVRVNLYPKCPQPELTLGLSPHSDPGGLTVLLADDHVEGLQVRKDGAWLTVRPVPGAFIVNVADQIEVISNGIYKSVDHRVIANSKDERLSIAFFYNPEGDVAIGPAPELLTPQLPPLYPCITFNEHRMYVRKRGPSGKSQMKSLKLY